The Stenotrophomonas sp. ASS1 genome segment AGTTGCGTGGTGAGTTCCAGCGTGTAATCCAGCAGCTTCTGCTTGTGATGTTTGGCGATGTGCCGAATCGGATCGTCGGGATCGCCAACCTCGCCTGCGGTGTTGATGAAGGCACAGCCGCGATAGCCCTCGGACTGGAACCAGCCCTTGAGCACGGTGAACATGCCGAGGATGCGTGCTTCTGCGGTGTCGGCCTTGTTGCACTCCTGCTGGAACCAGGTGAGCCAGCGCACGTCGCGCGCGTTCAATGCCGCAGCGGCCACCTGGTCCTTGTTTTCAAAGTGCCGGTAGATGCTCTTCCGGGCAACGCCGGAGGTCTTCACCAGCAGGTCCATGCCGGTGGCGTGGATCCCGTTCT includes the following:
- a CDS encoding TetR family transcriptional regulator — translated: MHKTGTDTADKILATAEALIYQNGIHATGMDLLVKTSGVARKSIYRHFENKDQVAAAALNARDVRWLTWFQQECNKADTAEARILGMFTVLKGWFQSEGYRGCAFINTAGEVGDPDDPIRHIAKHHKQKLLDYTLELTTQLDIQQPEALARQLLVLMEGAITVSRVMGDYNAADTARDVAKVLLEQARR